Proteins co-encoded in one Quercus robur chromosome 8, dhQueRobu3.1, whole genome shotgun sequence genomic window:
- the LOC126694577 gene encoding 3-ketoacyl-CoA synthase 20-like produces MGNENKQNQDKEPNSTKLKYVKLGFHYLISNALYLFLVPLTIALSHLSVEDFIHLFHHIKLNLVVVILCTMLTFILTTFYLMSRPKQVYLLDFACYKPDSSLICKRETFIKKTRLVGAFTEESLAFQKKILERSGYGEKTYVCKALLDLPVRNLCLEEARKEAEMVIFGAVDQLLAKTGVKSKDIGILVLNCSLLNPTPSLSAMIVNRYKLRGNISCYNLSGMGCSAGLVSIDLAKRLLQVRPNSYALVVSMESLTLAGYDGNVRSMLIPNCLFRMGSAAILLTNRSSDRHCSKYQLVHALRTHKGADDRGYNCVFQKEDINNRLGVALSKDLLPVAGEGLTNNFTTLGPLVLPLSEQILFLVNFMGRKVFKMKIKQYVPDFKLAFEHFCIHAGGRAVLDELEKSLGLSEWHMEPSRMTLYRFGNTSSSSLWYELAYTEAKGRIKKGDRAWQIAFGSGFKCNSVVWRALRTINSANEKHNPWIDEIDSFPIHVPEVAPIHC; encoded by the exons ATGGGGAATGAGAATAAACAAAACCAAGACAAGGAACCAAATTCAACCAAACTTAAGTACGTGAAACTTGGTTTCCACTACTTAATCTCCAATGCCTTGTATCTCTTTCTTGTGCCCCTCACTATAGCTTTGTCTCATCTCTCTGTTGAAGATTTCATCCATCTCTTCCACCACATTAAGCTCAATCTCGTAGTAGTAATTCTATGCACAATGCTTACATTTATCCTAACAACCTTTTACCTCATGAGTCGTCCAAAACAAGTTTACTTGTTGGATTTTGCTTGTTACAAGCCAGACTCATCTCTAATATGCAAAAGagaaactttcattaaaaaaactaGGCTTGTTGGGGCCTTCACAGAAGAAAGTTTAGcgtttcaaaagaaaattttggaaaggTCAGGGTATGGTGAAAAGACATATGTCTGCAAAGCACTATTAGATCTCCCAGTTAGAAATTTATGCTTGGAGGAAGCAAGGAAAGAGGCAGAGATGGTGATTTTTGGAGCAGTTGACCAGTTGTTAGCAAAAACTGGAGTGAAGTCTAAGGACATTGGGATTCTTGTTCTGAATTGCAGTTTGTTGAATCCGACTCCATCACTGTCAGCTATGATTGTCAACCGGTACAAGCTTAGAGGGAACATTTCATGCTATAATCTTAGCGGTATGGGCTGCAGCGCTGGACTTGTCTCTATAGACCTTGCCAAACGGTTGTTACAG GTACGACCAAATTCCTATGCTCTAGTGGTGAGCATGGAAAGCTTGACTCTGGCCGGGTACGATGGCAATGTTCGCTCAATGCTTATCCCAAATTGTCTCTTCCGTATGGGTTCAGCAGCAATTCTTTTAACAAACCGATCATCCGATCGCCATTGTTCAAAGTATCAACTGGTTCATGCTTTACGTACCCACAAAGGTGCAGATGATAGAGGTTACAATTGTGTCTTTCAAAAAGAAGACATAAATAATCGACTTGGCGTTGCACTCTCCAAAGACCTATTGCCAGTAGCTGGAGAAGGTCTTACAAACAACTTTACAACATTAGGGCCATTAGTCCTGCCCTTATCTGAACAAATCCTATTTTTGGTGAATTTCATGGgtagaaaagtttttaaaatgaaGATAAAACAATATGTTCCAGACTTTAAGTTGGCATTTGAGCACTTTTGTATACACGCAGGAGGGAGAGCAGTGTTGGATGAGTTAGAGAAGAGTCTTGGACTTAGTGAGTGGCATATGGAACCCTCAAGGATGACTCTTTATAGGTTTGGGAACACTTCTAGTAGTTCCTTATGGTATGAATTGGCTTATACTGAGGCCAAGGGGAGAATCAAGAAAGGCGATCGAGCATGGCAAATTGCATTTGGGTCAGGGTTCAAGTGTAACAGTGTTGTGTGGCGAGCATTGCGAACCATTAATTCAGCAAATGAGAAGCATAATCCTTGGATAGATGAGATTGATAGCTTCCCTATTCATGTGCCTGAAGTAGCGCCAATTCATTGTTAG